In one window of Rathayibacter caricis DSM 15933 DNA:
- a CDS encoding MFS transporter — protein MPPTTGVGTSDGSPLQAKYPMFAIPIAMFGLIVALLPPLLVTIALRLRELDADGAAGNLSLVLGAGAFFAFASNPIGGRLSDRTMSRFGMRKPWIVAGSLVGYAGIALVALAPNVAVIVGGWSLAQIGFNFALAALIAMLPDQIRPSRRGRVASFVSLAQNISPVAATFLVQLFPLGLAQNFVPSLIGLLLLFGFVLPIKDRVREERPTESLGVGQIFGSFVFNPRKYPDLGWAWLTRFCLVTAQFTATTYLAYFLITNLGITDEQAPSMVFQATLANAIGILLTTAFLGWLSDRLGRRKPFVVLSALIAVVGLTILAFSSTFETVLLGQLVLGAGIGAFLAVELALISDVLPSDATAGKDLGVVNIAQALPQSLVPVAAPGVVGLFGYPGLFLGGALVGILGALSVLRVKSVK, from the coding sequence ATGCCCCCGACCACGGGTGTCGGCACCTCGGACGGTTCGCCGCTCCAGGCGAAGTACCCGATGTTCGCCATCCCGATCGCGATGTTCGGCCTCATCGTGGCCCTCCTGCCCCCTCTTCTTGTGACGATCGCACTGCGACTGAGGGAGCTGGACGCGGACGGGGCGGCCGGCAACCTGTCTCTCGTGCTCGGCGCGGGAGCGTTCTTCGCCTTCGCGTCCAACCCGATCGGTGGTCGTCTTTCGGATCGCACCATGAGCCGGTTCGGGATGCGCAAGCCGTGGATCGTCGCCGGCTCCCTGGTCGGCTATGCCGGCATCGCCCTGGTGGCTCTCGCCCCGAACGTGGCCGTGATCGTCGGCGGATGGTCGCTCGCTCAGATCGGGTTCAACTTCGCTCTCGCGGCCCTCATCGCCATGCTGCCCGACCAGATCCGTCCGAGCCGTCGAGGCCGGGTCGCGTCCTTCGTCAGCCTTGCGCAGAACATCAGCCCTGTCGCGGCGACGTTCCTCGTGCAGCTGTTCCCGCTCGGACTCGCACAGAACTTCGTGCCCAGCCTCATCGGGCTGCTCCTGCTCTTCGGCTTCGTCCTGCCGATCAAGGACCGAGTTCGCGAGGAACGACCCACCGAGTCCCTCGGTGTCGGCCAGATCTTCGGATCCTTCGTCTTCAATCCGCGCAAGTACCCCGACCTCGGCTGGGCCTGGCTGACGCGCTTCTGCCTTGTCACCGCGCAGTTCACTGCGACGACCTACCTTGCCTACTTCCTCATCACGAACCTTGGCATCACCGATGAGCAGGCGCCCTCGATGGTCTTCCAGGCCACGCTCGCCAACGCCATCGGAATTCTCCTCACGACAGCGTTCCTGGGATGGCTGTCCGATCGCCTCGGTCGGCGCAAGCCCTTCGTGGTTCTCTCGGCTCTCATCGCAGTCGTCGGTCTGACGATCCTCGCGTTCTCGTCGACGTTCGAGACTGTTCTTCTCGGTCAGCTGGTCCTCGGCGCTGGCATCGGTGCGTTCCTCGCCGTCGAACTCGCCCTGATCTCAGACGTCCTTCCCAGCGATGCGACCGCCGGGAAGGACCTCGGTGTGGTGAACATCGCGCAGGCCCTGCCGCAGTCGCTCGTCCCCGTGGCCGCCCCCGGAGTGGTCGGACTGTTCGGCTACCCCGGTCTGTTCCTCGGCGGAGCACTCGTGGGAATCCTCGGGGCGCTCAGCGTCCTCCGCGTGAAGTCGGTCAAGTAG